The following coding sequences are from one Salvia hispanica cultivar TCC Black 2014 chromosome 3, UniMelb_Shisp_WGS_1.0, whole genome shotgun sequence window:
- the LOC125212351 gene encoding small heat shock protein, chloroplastic: protein MATGILSFSPLSSNAVVSPTNRASIAPSSAFFPRARPSPSARAQAAGENKDSAVDVHVGQGGGDQRTAVERRPRPLSADISPFGLLDRASPMRSMRRMLDTMDRLFGDVMAYPGAADVRLPWDMSEDENEVRMRFDMPGLSKEDVKVSVEDEVLVIKGERKVDGEWSSGSSYSSYSTRLRLPENCDKEKVKAEMKNGVLCISVPKTKVERKIVDVEIHG, encoded by the exons ATGGCAACCGGAATTCTGAGTTTTTCTCCGCTTTCATCAAACGCCGTCGTTTCACCGACAAACAGAGCTTCCATTGCACCTTCCTCCGCATTCTTTCCTAGAGCAAGGCCGTCGCCATCAGCCAGAGCTCAGGCCGCCGGAGAAAACAAAGACTCCGCCGTCGACGTTCATGTTGGCCAAGGCGGCGGAGACCAGCGCACCGCCGTCGAACGTCGCCCCCGGCCACTCTCCGCCGACATATCTCCTTTCG GATTGCTGGACAGAGCGTCGCCGATGCGGTCGATGCGGAGAATGCTGGACACGATGGACAGGCTGTTCGGCGACGTGATGGCGTACCCCGGCGCGGCGGACGTGCGATTGCCGTGGGACATGAGCGAGGACGAGAATGAGGTGAGGATGAGATTCGACATGCCTGGATTGTCGAAGGAGGACGTGAAGGTGAGCGTGGAGGATGAGGTGCTGGTGATCAAGGGAGAGAGGAAGGTGGACGGCGAGTGGTCGAGCGGGAGCAGCTACAGCTCCTACAGCACGCGGCTGAGGCTGCCAGAAAACTGCGACAAGGAGAAGGTGAAGGCGGAGATGAAGAACGGAGTTCTGTGCATCTCTGTGCCGAAGACGAAAGTGGAGAGGAAAATCGTCGATGTGGAGATTCATGGTTGA
- the LOC125212889 gene encoding protein IQ-DOMAIN 18-like isoform X1: protein MGKKNSWVNAVKKAFRSPTNDDKKREEENHQENVEKKRGKKRWIFGKNLSIETAKCANSSAVRICGGEEITSVRIRKQPKMEDQKLPFAAEENVLMTEDKAAILIQRIFRGYLARRALNALQGVVKLQALIRGHNVRKRAKMTLQCIQSLVRVQAIVCDQRRRLSCEAVFRPDSLRPSSRASNSLGVGPTELGEIHALIQKAKECSLKQGHTLAHALSQQIWATDLEDYSRRENDYSRMRKDRYLCNQRDPMKTSEVKSHQSPRTPAWSKTRSIPCSPRGEASSRRVSMSERSCPLPRPNYMAATASAMARVRPNSTPRQRPSSPGREAAGTARKRLSFPAHEFEDQSNFQRWREEPYYGTD, encoded by the exons ATGGGGAAGAAGAATTCATGGGTGAATGCTGTGAAGAAGGCCTTCAGATCTCCCACCAATGATGAcaagaagagagaagaagaaaaccaccaagaaaatgtagaaaaa AAAAGGGGGAAGAAGAGATGGATTTTTGGGAAGAATCTAAGCATTGAGACGGCGAAATGTGCGAATTCTTCGGCGGTGAGGATTTGCGGCGGAGAAGAGATCACTTCGGTGAGGATCAGGAAGCAGCCCAAAATGGAGGACCAGAAGCTTCCTTTTGCGGCGGAGGAGAATGTTTTGATGACAGAAGACAAGGCGGCGATTCTCATTCAGAGAATCTTCAGAGGATACCTG GCAAGGAGAGCTCTAAATGCTCTACAAGGCGTGGTGAAACTGCAAGCACTAATAAGAGGCCACAATGTCCGAAAACGTGCCAAAATGACCCTCCAATGCATCCAATCTTTGGTTCGAGTCCAAGCTATCGTTTGTGATCAGCGCCGGAGGCTGTCGTGCGAAGCCGTGTTTCGCCCTGACAGCCTCAGGCCGTCGAGCCGTGCTTCGAATAGCTTGGGCGTGGGCCCCACCGAGCTCGGGGAAATCCACGCCCTCATACAAAAGGCCAAAGAATGCTCACTCAAACAGGGCCACACATTAGCCCATGCATTGTCTCAACAG atTTGGGCCACAGATTTAGAAGATTATTCAAGGAGGGAAAATGACTATAGTAGGATGAGGAAAGATAGGTATCTATGCAATCAAAGGGATCCAATGAAGACTAGTGAAGTGAAGAGCCACCAATCTCCGAGAACCCCGGCATGGTCCAAGACGAGGTCTATCCCGTGCAGCCCGCGCGGGGAAGCTAGCTCGCGAAGGGTGAGCATGAGCGAGAGGTCTTGCCCGTTGCCTCGGCCAAACTATATGGCAGCCACGGCCTCGGCCATGGCGCGTGTTAGGCCAAACAGCACGCCAAGGCAGAGGCCGTCGAGCCCGGGCAGGGAGGCGGCCGGCACGGCTAGGAAGCGCCTCTCCTTCCCAGCCCATGAATTTGAGGATCAATccaacttccaaagatggagAGAGGAGCCTTACTATGGCACAGACTGA
- the LOC125212889 gene encoding protein IQ-DOMAIN 18-like isoform X2 codes for MGKKNSWVNAVKKAFRSPTNDDKKREEENHQENKRGKKRWIFGKNLSIETAKCANSSAVRICGGEEITSVRIRKQPKMEDQKLPFAAEENVLMTEDKAAILIQRIFRGYLARRALNALQGVVKLQALIRGHNVRKRAKMTLQCIQSLVRVQAIVCDQRRRLSCEAVFRPDSLRPSSRASNSLGVGPTELGEIHALIQKAKECSLKQGHTLAHALSQQIWATDLEDYSRRENDYSRMRKDRYLCNQRDPMKTSEVKSHQSPRTPAWSKTRSIPCSPRGEASSRRVSMSERSCPLPRPNYMAATASAMARVRPNSTPRQRPSSPGREAAGTARKRLSFPAHEFEDQSNFQRWREEPYYGTD; via the exons ATGGGGAAGAAGAATTCATGGGTGAATGCTGTGAAGAAGGCCTTCAGATCTCCCACCAATGATGAcaagaagagagaagaagaaaaccaccaagaaaat AAAAGGGGGAAGAAGAGATGGATTTTTGGGAAGAATCTAAGCATTGAGACGGCGAAATGTGCGAATTCTTCGGCGGTGAGGATTTGCGGCGGAGAAGAGATCACTTCGGTGAGGATCAGGAAGCAGCCCAAAATGGAGGACCAGAAGCTTCCTTTTGCGGCGGAGGAGAATGTTTTGATGACAGAAGACAAGGCGGCGATTCTCATTCAGAGAATCTTCAGAGGATACCTG GCAAGGAGAGCTCTAAATGCTCTACAAGGCGTGGTGAAACTGCAAGCACTAATAAGAGGCCACAATGTCCGAAAACGTGCCAAAATGACCCTCCAATGCATCCAATCTTTGGTTCGAGTCCAAGCTATCGTTTGTGATCAGCGCCGGAGGCTGTCGTGCGAAGCCGTGTTTCGCCCTGACAGCCTCAGGCCGTCGAGCCGTGCTTCGAATAGCTTGGGCGTGGGCCCCACCGAGCTCGGGGAAATCCACGCCCTCATACAAAAGGCCAAAGAATGCTCACTCAAACAGGGCCACACATTAGCCCATGCATTGTCTCAACAG atTTGGGCCACAGATTTAGAAGATTATTCAAGGAGGGAAAATGACTATAGTAGGATGAGGAAAGATAGGTATCTATGCAATCAAAGGGATCCAATGAAGACTAGTGAAGTGAAGAGCCACCAATCTCCGAGAACCCCGGCATGGTCCAAGACGAGGTCTATCCCGTGCAGCCCGCGCGGGGAAGCTAGCTCGCGAAGGGTGAGCATGAGCGAGAGGTCTTGCCCGTTGCCTCGGCCAAACTATATGGCAGCCACGGCCTCGGCCATGGCGCGTGTTAGGCCAAACAGCACGCCAAGGCAGAGGCCGTCGAGCCCGGGCAGGGAGGCGGCCGGCACGGCTAGGAAGCGCCTCTCCTTCCCAGCCCATGAATTTGAGGATCAATccaacttccaaagatggagAGAGGAGCCTTACTATGGCACAGACTGA
- the LOC125211510 gene encoding growth-regulating factor 2-like produces the protein MTSLEKVAANKSSTGDDVIRLKKLMSSHRRGEVNPGRPLVGGGGGGPSSGGATEAVGHAYGDDVSSSSRLGGENFATNSQSFDIFAAYSATPFKSPEEMAAAAAAAFPFTFAQWKELERQAMIYKYMISSVPVPPDLLFPHSRNFPSDCPASLYNVRYSRNGDPEPGRCKRTDGKKWRCSRDVAPHQKYCERHLHRGRPRSRKPVEVKNSGENLKKTRTEQSHVPPSTTVSVSVSAQQFAAGNDNSINKPLSVFNAKNDPSSFKGGLNNRDLSLMMDGTDQRWQQQQQQHFIESNMGFVNVGSSSSVYGSTSLFNQDYVEPLNALSYSNFSASEGFIDAWSMSNLDSISSGNAESSVTTNHGNLSPSLNLSIAMAAADQEMGSIEQDPRWINPLYWEPFARGGPLAEALQPGSVAISGCDSVSAPATNVSSPTGVLHRTLFSHSDGSVCSSPAPAAPASEIAFHRLN, from the exons ATGACTAGTTTGGAAAAGGTTGCAGCTAATAAATCGTCAACTGGCGATGATGTGATCCGATTGAAGAAGCTCATGAGCTCTCACCGCCGCGGAGAAGTCAATCCGGGCCGACCGTTGGTTggaggcggtggtggtgggCCCAGCAGCGGCGGAGCTACCGAGGCGGTGGGCCATGCGTACGGTGATGATGTCTCATCATCCTCTCGCCTTGGTGGTGAAAATTTTGCTACTAATTCGCAGTCTTTTGACATCTTCGCTGCTTATTCCGCCACGCCCTTCAAATCCCCAG AGGAGATGGCTGCTGCTGCCGCCGCGGCGTTCCCTTTCACATTCGCTCAATGGAAAGAGTTAGAGAGACAAGCGATGATTTACAAGTACATGATTTCGTCTGTGCCTGTCCCTCCCGACCTTCTCTTCCCACATTCAAGAAACTTCCCTTCCGATTGCCCTGCTTCAt TGTACAATGTGAGATATTCAAGAAATGGAGATCCGGAGCCGGGTAGATGTAAGAGAACAGATGGTAAGAAATGGAGGTGTTCGAGAGATGTGGCGCCCCACCAGAAATACTGTGAGCGCCACCTGCACAGGGGCCGCCCCCGTTCAAGAAAGCCTGTGGAAGTTAAAAACAGTGGCGAAAATCTCAAGAAAACTCGCACTGAGCAAAGCCATGTTCCTCCTAGTACTACTGTTTCTGTTTCTGTTTCTGCTCAACAATTTGCTGCAGGGAATGATAATAGTATCAATAAGCCCCTTTCTGTTTTCAATGCTAAAAATGATCCCTCTTCTTTCAAAGGAGGACTTAATAATAG GGATTTGAGCTTGATGATGGATGGGACCGATCAGCGAtggcagcagcagcagcagcagcattTCATCGAATCGAATATGGGATTTGTGAATGTTGGCTCCTCTTCCTCTGTTTATGGCTCAACTTCCCTTTTCAATCAAGATTATGTCGAGCCATTGAATGCGTTATCCTATTCGAATTTCTCGGCCTCTGAAGGCTTCATCGATGCCTGGTCGATGAGCAATCTCGACAGCATCAGCAGTGGGAATGCTGAATCGTCCGTTACAACGAATCACGGGAACTTGTCCCCTTCGCTCAATCTGTCCATAGCCATGGCTGCTGCTGATCAAGAAATGGGAAGCATTGAGCAAGATCCGAGATGGATCAACCCTCTCTACTGGGAGCCATTCGCACGAGGAGGGCCTCTCGCTGAGGCCCTGCAGCCGGGATCAGTCGCCATCTCCGGCTGCGACTCGGTCAGCGCCCCCGCTACTAATGTCTCTTCGCCCACCGGGGTTCTCCACAGGACGCTGTTCTCGCACTCGGATGGCAGCGTCTGCAGTAGCCCGGCTCCTGCAGCTCCAGCATCAGAAATCGCGTTCCACCGGCTCAACTAG